Proteins found in one Sphingomonas sp. SORGH_AS_0879 genomic segment:
- a CDS encoding NAD(P)H-quinone oxidoreductase gives MTAIDPEVAGGPEVLVPLQRPTPMPGEGEVLIRVAAAGVNRPDVMQRQGLYPPPPGAPSIPGLEIAGEIVAVGVGVGFEMLGQPVCALIGGGGYAEYAVAVAEHCLTVPHGLSMVQAAALPETLFTVWTNVFERAYARDGDSLLVHGGTSGIGTMAIALGKLFGLTVIVTAGSDEKCAAAEKLGAAKAINYKSTDFVEAVKSFTDGRGVDIVLDMVGGDYVPRNLKCLAEEGRHVSIAVQRGAKAEIPIWEVMRRRLILTGSTLRGRDREFKAMVADEIARIVWPHVEEGRLRPAIDRSFPLAEVADAHRRMEAGDHLGKIVLTLEH, from the coding sequence ATGACCGCCATCGATCCCGAGGTGGCGGGCGGTCCCGAAGTGCTGGTGCCCTTACAGCGTCCCACCCCCATGCCGGGGGAGGGCGAGGTGCTGATCCGCGTCGCGGCGGCGGGGGTCAACCGGCCCGACGTGATGCAGCGCCAGGGACTCTATCCGCCGCCACCCGGCGCGCCGTCGATCCCGGGGCTGGAGATTGCGGGCGAGATCGTCGCGGTCGGTGTTGGCGTCGGGTTCGAGATGCTGGGCCAGCCGGTCTGTGCGCTGATCGGCGGCGGCGGTTATGCCGAATATGCGGTCGCGGTCGCCGAGCACTGCCTGACCGTGCCGCACGGCCTGTCGATGGTGCAGGCGGCGGCGTTGCCCGAGACGCTGTTCACCGTGTGGACCAACGTCTTCGAGCGCGCCTATGCCCGCGATGGCGACTCCCTGCTGGTCCATGGCGGGACGAGCGGCATCGGTACCATGGCGATCGCGCTGGGCAAGCTGTTCGGCCTGACGGTCATCGTCACCGCCGGATCGGACGAGAAATGCGCCGCCGCCGAAAAGCTCGGCGCGGCCAAGGCGATCAACTACAAATCCACTGATTTCGTCGAGGCGGTGAAGAGTTTCACCGACGGGCGCGGCGTCGACATCGTGCTGGACATGGTCGGCGGCGACTATGTCCCGCGCAACCTGAAATGCCTGGCCGAGGAGGGGCGGCACGTCTCGATCGCGGTGCAGCGCGGGGCCAAGGCCGAAATCCCGATCTGGGAGGTGATGCGCCGCCGCCTGATCCTGACTGGATCGACGCTGCGCGGGCGCGACCGCGAGTTCAAGGCGATGGTCGCCGACGAGATCGCGCGGATCGTCTGGCCGCATGTCGAGGAAGGGCGGCTTCGCCCCGCCATCGATCGCAGCTTCCCGCTGGCCGAGGTGGCCGACGCGCATCGCCGGATGGAGGCGGGCGACCATCTGGGCAAGATCGTCCTGACGCTGGAGCATTGA